A stretch of Longimicrobiaceae bacterium DNA encodes these proteins:
- a CDS encoding GDCCVxC domain-containing (seleno)protein, whose translation MNEPVTLASVIRCPSCGAEREEAMPTDACQFFYECTACGRLLRPRAGDCCVFCSYGTVPCPPVQQQDRCC comes from the coding sequence ATGAACGAGCCCGTGACCCTCGCCTCCGTGATCCGCTGCCCCTCCTGCGGGGCGGAGCGGGAGGAAGCCATGCCGACCGACGCGTGCCAGTTCTTCTACGAGTGCACCGCGTGCGGCCGGCTCCTGCGCCCCAGGGCGGGAGACTGCTGCGTCTTCTGCTCGTACGGGACTGTGCCCTGCCCGCCGGTCCAGCAGCAGGATCGCTGCTGTTGA